A window from Zingiber officinale cultivar Zhangliang chromosome 7A, Zo_v1.1, whole genome shotgun sequence encodes these proteins:
- the LOC121999443 gene encoding uncharacterized protein LOC121999443, translated as MEHSLHVYPDARPLKQKKRDFGADQNQIIKEEVDKLMEAGCIREVQFPSWLANVVMVSPGNKWRVYIDFRDLNKACPKDYYPLPRIDQVVDSTAGWVTYQRLMNKVFRKQIGRNMEVYVDDILIKSLQPRSTIKAQAFADFIIEVQGPEEEGIWKVYVDGSSTRQGSGIRILLISPKEDRIQLSVSLSYRATNNEAEYETLIAGLQASRHVGAPRVQIYSDSQLAAQQLTGKFEINNDRLKLYAEAFDKLRASFQEVNIQKIPRLENQVADELEKLASAVIPWNLDKPVEQTILVSCIEKVANAEIQGDWRAPIILFLQQGILPANVEHARVFKKKATRYTLIGDHLYKRAFSSPLLKCIRTYDIPYILQEVHQVSCLFDLWGMNIVGPFPLATTQRRFLLVAVDYFSKWVEAEPLARITESAVIKFLWQNIICRFGIPHKLVSDNGRQFQGKRIEEWYAGYDITQAFTSVAYPQSNGQAEVTNREIIRGLKTKLDHVGGSWVDELPSALWAYRTTLREATGITPIQLVYGGEAIVPIEVGVESDRRRLYNEEDNADRRLMELDLIEEALNL; from the exons ATGGAGCATTCGCTACATGTATACCCCGATGCTAGGCCCCTGAAGCAGAAAAAGAGAGACTTCGGAGCTGatcaaaatcagattattaaAGAGGAGGTCGATAAACTAATGGAGGCGGGTTGCATCAGAGAAGTGCAGTTCCCTAGTTGGCTGGCTAATGTGGTCATGGTTTCACCCGGGAACAAGTGGCGAGTATACATTGATTTTAGAGACCTTAACAAAGcttgtccaaaagattattatcctctTCCTCGCATAGATCAAGTGGTGGACTCTACCGCCGGAT gggtGACATATCAAAGACTCATGAATAAAGTCTTCAGAaagcagattggaagaaatatggaggtttatgtggatgacatattgatTAAATCTCTTCAG CCCAGATCGACCATCAAAGCGCAAGCATTTGCAGATTTCATAATAGAGGTACAAGGTccagaagaagaagggatttggAAGGTTTATGTAGATGGATCCTCCACTAGGCAAGGCAGTGGGATCAGAATTCTTCTCATATCCCCTAAGGAGGATCGAATCCAACTTTCTGTCAGCCTAAGTTACAGGGCCactaataatgaggcagaatatgaaacATTGATAGCTGGGTTGCAAGCttctcggcatgtgggggcaccAAGGGTACAGATTTATTCCGACTCTCAGTTAGCAGCACAGCAGTTAACGGGcaagtttgaaattaataatgaccgactcaagttatatgcagaggcCTTTGATAAGTTACGAGCTTCATTCCAAGAAGTTAATATACAGAAGATACCCCGATTAGAGAATCAAGTAGCCGATGAATTAGAAAAACTCGCATCTGCAGTGATACCGTGGAATCTAGATAAACCAGTAGAACAAACCAttttagtatcttgtattgagaaAGTAGCCAATGCGGAGATACAAGGAGATTGGCGCGCGCCCATCATATTGTTCTTGCAACAAGGTATCCTCCCTGCAAATGTAGAGCACGCCAGGGTCTTTAAGAAGAAGGCCACTCGTTACACTTTGATAGGAGACCATCTATACAAGAGAGCCTTTTCTAGTCCCCTACTTAAATGCATCAGAACATACGATATACCCTACATTCTACAAGAAGTTCATCAGG tGTCTTGCCTTTTTGATCTGTGGGGCATGAATATAGTAGGACCTTTTCCCCTGGCAACTACACAGAGGAGGTTCTTATTAGTAGCcgtggattacttctccaaatgggtagaagcggaGCCATTGGCGAGAATCACTGAAAGCGCGGTTATCAAATTTCTATGGCAAAACATTATTTGTAGATTTGGTATCCCTCATAAATTGGTATCCGATAATGGTAGACAGTTCCAAGGGAAAAGGATTGAAGAATGGTATGCAGGATATGACATTACACAGGCgttcacctctgtggcatatccacagagtaatggtcaagcggagGTGACCAACAGGGAGATCATCAGAGGCCTCAAAACTAAgttagatcatgttggtggtagtTGGGTAGACGAGTTACCTAGTGCCCTATGGGCCTACCGCACTACTCTTAGAGAAGCCACAGGGATTACTCCCATTCAGTTAGTATATGGAGGAGAGGCAATAGTTCCCATTGAAGTAGGAGTTGAGTCAGacagaagaagactatataatgaagaAGATAATGCTGATCGGCGTCTTATGGAATTAGATTTGATAGAAGAAGctttaaacctttaa